From Haloplanus vescus:
GCGGTGTCAGTCGACCGTCGCTAACACACGGACATCCGTAGCTGAGTGTCGTTCCCGTTCAGTACGAGCACCGTGCTCGCGGAGGAACTCATCAATACGGTCGGCTAAGGACTCCGCATCCTCCCTATCGACGTGGACGATCAGCGTCGGATGTTCCTCGTCGCTGTTCTCGATCACGAGCGAGACATCCTTGAATTCGTCCGGCTGTCTATACGCCTCGAACTCATCGGCGACCTGGTCGGCCAAGTCGTCGAGTACCTCAATCGGTTCCTTTGTCATAGATTGAATTTTGGCTTTGGAAGGTTGTGACATCGTGAACGAACGGAGAGGGCGAACGTGACTTTCAGAACCACCTCCATCAGACAAACTCGAACGGAGCCTTCTCACACCGATGGTTTACAGAGAAGGAGATTGATCCACAGAAAGAACAGCAGTTAGAAAGCTCGTGGATTGCTATCGACAATGCTCGCAAACGCGACATTCTCCTGAACTTGTTCAATTTCGACGGTTGGCTCGTCGCCAGGTTGAGCGCCGGCAACGATCACGACGTAGCCACGTTCGACTTTTGCGATACCGTCGCCCTGATCGCCGACTGTCTCGATGGTCACATCACGTACTTCGCCTTCCTCCACGGGAGGTCCTGAGGAAGAATGGCTCGCAGTCTCACGAGAAGGTGCTCTCTGTGACTCCTGTTGTACTGACGACTCCGTCGAGACAGGAGATTCCAGAATCGCTACGCGATACGTTTCGTCAGCTGACAACGCTTCAAAGTCGATTTCGCTCGATGGGACCTCCACTATGTACGTCCCATCCTGCTCTTTAATTGGAGCACTGAACAGAGAGCGAAGGGAGTTGGGAATTTCGACCATTGAGTTTCTAGTGCTCAGTACCCACGAGACAAGTAATTTAAACACTATGTGTTACCACTAGCTCTCGAAGAGCCGCCTTATCGAGAGGGGTAATATTGTGCCGAGTGCCATCATCGGTGTAGAAAATAGACGCAGTAACCGACCGATCAGGATATTGGTCGGCGACGACATGGTAGTAGATACTGAGCTGTTTCCGGTATTCATCTTCTGCGTGCGTTGTGAGATCGGTTTTGTAGTCGATGATCTCAACACGGTCAGATGTCACGTGGAGCAAGTCGATGATGCCGCCGATCGTTACCTTCTCGCCGTCGACGGTAAGCGGAAGGAACGCATCGATCTCGGCTCTCGTCTCACCCTCGAGTGAGTCGAGTAACGCCTTGACGTGCTCTTTGTCAGGGTTATCGCCGGTTTCGACTGCTTCACCGAGAACATACCGTTCCGCAAACTCGTGGACGTCTGACCCGAACTCCATTCCCCGGCCGCCGGTATTCCCTTCGAAGACTGCGTCATCGATGAAGGTGTGTGGTGAGTAGCTTGCCGGTCCATCAGGCTCCGGAATATCGACCGTGTAGGTCGAATGCTCGCCGGGTTCTGGGTCGAACGCAGATAGATCGGGGTCGATATCTTCGACATCAACAGGGAGTGAATCGAGGAACGAATTTGGGTCAGTACCGCCAGTCAAGACGAGGTGGCTCTCAGCACGCGTGACAGCCACATAGAGAAGCCGACGTTCCTCGTCGTAGTTCTGTGGGAGGCAGCGATTAAGAACGTCAGTCTTCCAGTCGTCGTAGACGTGTGGAACGCCGTGTGCATCCTCTGAGTACACCTTCCGCTGACGGAGGCCAATCGGGTCGGTGTAGGCAATATCGCTTCCGCTGCCACCGGAAGACGGGAATTTGTTCGCGTTCATATTTGCGAGGATGACGATCGGGTATTCGAGCCCTTTCGTCGCGTGGATCGTTTGGACAGTCACCGCGTTCGTCCCAGCCCCGGCGTCGACGTCGTGTGTACTCCCATCAGCAATCGCCTCCTCGATGAATCGGATCAGCTCTCCACGGGTGAACGTCGTCGTCCCGTGAACCGACTGAATAGTGTCGAGGACGACGTCTGCGGTCGGGCCGGAACGGCCGTACTGTTCGAACACGCGTCGGGCGACGCCGCCGAACGTCTCCAAATCCCGTAGATCCTCTCGGAATGCGACCATAGCTTCGGGATATGCCTCACGCTCGATGATCGTCTTCGTCTCGTCAATCGTGTAGCCAGCCTCTTCGAGGACGAGTGCCCACCCGCGTTCAGCGTCACGTTCGAGGATACGTAACCACGCTAACACCAGCTTCGCGGCGTCGGTCCGGAAGACCTCGATCCCACCCTCGTAGGCCATCGGCAGACCGAACGTACTCGCCGTATCGAGCAGATCCCGACCGAAATCGCGGGTTCGCGTCAACACAGCGATGTCGCCGTACTCCGGAGCGCGATACGTGCCGTCGTCGCCTTCGACGGCGTAATCATCGTTGTCGACGATTGCGTCGATCTTCGCGAGAATGGCCTCGTGTTCGTCCTCACTCGTGAGCGCCTCGATGTAGCTATCATCTCGATCTGTATCGGCAGTCAGTGGTGTAACCTGCTCGGAGATAGCCTCCGCATCCAGAGATTCGTTCTTTGTCGCACGGGCAGTCAGCGCGTGGGTAGAGAAGTCCAAGATGGACTGCGTCGACCGGTAATTCCGCGTCAGCTGCTTGTCATCAACCGGCGTCGTCGGGAACGTGACTCGATCTACGTCCCGATTCAGCTCCGCGGTAAATCGTTCGAGCCGATCGTCGAACTCGCGGATATTGTCGACGTCCGCGTACTGGAAGCTGTAGATGCTCTGTTTCCAGTCGCCGACCACACAGATGTTGTTCGTGCCGGCAAGCAGCAGCGTGAGTTTAAACTGGATCTCACTGGAGTCCTGGAACTCATCGACCATCACGTACTCGTACCCCAGTTGCTCTCGGAGGTCGTGATCCTCACACAGAAGCACGAACGCGAACAGCTGAAGGAACCCGAAGTTCAGGTAGTTCCGCCGAAGCGCGAACTCAAGATAGGCGTGATATACGTCGTGGACGAACCGCTTGAGAGCCGTTCGGTCCTCCTCGAAGACACGTTTAGCGAGGTCCGCAGGGACTTGCTTGCCATCGCCGCGGATGTCCCACTTTGCGGGCGCCTTCGGGAGATACGTCTTATCTTCACCATACTGATAGAGCTTCTTTCGAAGCTTCGATTGCTTGCTCCCGCCGTTCCGTGGTTCATTCCGGTCGGTGAACAGCGTCTCGAACGCCTCAAAGTCCCCATCGAGGTGTGACTCGCTGTCCCGGTACCAGCCATCCGCAGTGGGGAACACACCTTTTGCGGACAGTTCCTTGATCAGATCGAGTAGCTCCGACGTCTCCGAC
This genomic window contains:
- a CDS encoding TRAM domain-containing protein, which codes for MVEIPNSLRSLFSAPIKEQDGTYIVEVPSSEIDFEALSADETYRVAILESPVSTESSVQQESQRAPSRETASHSSSGPPVEEGEVRDVTIETVGDQGDGIAKVERGYVVIVAGAQPGDEPTVEIEQVQENVAFASIVDSNPRAF
- a CDS encoding UvrD-helicase domain-containing protein, which produces MSGVDPNREQRELIEATDGLYLVDAGAGTGKTFTVTRRYANIVAQDGVDPEDVLLVTFTNNAAEEMRERIVRHSEYGMRELANAPIQTFHSLSHDLLDEYGHDAPMSLGIEETITGSTRIIEDKIIEQALFREFIGQFIDNHPEYDEFFTALSETSELLDLIKELSAKGVFPTADGWYRDSESHLDGDFEAFETLFTDRNEPRNGGSKQSKLRKKLYQYGEDKTYLPKAPAKWDIRGDGKQVPADLAKRVFEEDRTALKRFVHDVYHAYLEFALRRNYLNFGFLQLFAFVLLCEDHDLREQLGYEYVMVDEFQDSSEIQFKLTLLLAGTNNICVVGDWKQSIYSFQYADVDNIREFDDRLERFTAELNRDVDRVTFPTTPVDDKQLTRNYRSTQSILDFSTHALTARATKNESLDAEAISEQVTPLTADTDRDDSYIEALTSEDEHEAILAKIDAIVDNDDYAVEGDDGTYRAPEYGDIAVLTRTRDFGRDLLDTASTFGLPMAYEGGIEVFRTDAAKLVLAWLRILERDAERGWALVLEEAGYTIDETKTIIEREAYPEAMVAFREDLRDLETFGGVARRVFEQYGRSGPTADVVLDTIQSVHGTTTFTRGELIRFIEEAIADGSTHDVDAGAGTNAVTVQTIHATKGLEYPIVILANMNANKFPSSGGSGSDIAYTDPIGLRQRKVYSEDAHGVPHVYDDWKTDVLNRCLPQNYDEERRLLYVAVTRAESHLVLTGGTDPNSFLDSLPVDVEDIDPDLSAFDPEPGEHSTYTVDIPEPDGPASYSPHTFIDDAVFEGNTGGRGMEFGSDVHEFAERYVLGEAVETGDNPDKEHVKALLDSLEGETRAEIDAFLPLTVDGEKVTIGGIIDLLHVTSDRVEIIDYKTDLTTHAEDEYRKQLSIYYHVVADQYPDRSVTASIFYTDDGTRHNITPLDKAALRELVVTHSV